CTATTGCCCAACATTCGCCACCTATAAGTGTAGAAAATCTATCTCTTGATGAATCAGTAATTATTCTCCAACCATGACCTTCTTTTTTTATCACCTACCCAGGCAAAAGATCAGGCTGATCTTGTTCATCACTCAATTCAATTATGGCCCTTTGGACTGGTTTAACTGTTGATTCTTCTAAAAGCCCATCAAAATCATCAAATCTTCTTTGCTTAGCTCTAAAAGCAATACGAACCGTGGTTAAGTAACGATTAGTTGAGTGCCTAATAAGACTCTCTCCTCTTTTTGCTAAATCCTTGGAATTAACTCCTGAACCTGACTTGATCACACTAAAAACTTTATTGTTTATTTATTCTAGGAGAAAATCGTTCATTTCGAAATTTTTTGGCAAATAATAACAGTACCGTAAGCTTTTCTAAACTCATGTCCTATTAATTAAGTCTTGCTGAAACCTCTAATTCATTCTCAACATAGATGCTTAATAACAACATAGATCAATTAGAAAACAACAAACCAACTGAAACCAATCCAAATGTTTTTGGAACATTAGCAATCGATTTAGGTAGTTCAACAACGGTAGTAGTCTTTCAAAAAGAAAATGGTCAGTCTCCAGAACTTCTCGAATTGACTCCAATTAGTCGCTCTCCTGGAGAGATTCCAAGCCTAATTTGGCAATCGACAGAAAAAGAAGAAGACTATTTAGTAGGGCAACAAGTTATTGAATTCAACCTCATTAGTGAAAATAAAGAACATAATTTAAGTCAAGATTTTAAAAGATGGATTGGATGCCCATCAATTGATCCTATCTATAACTCAACAATCCCCCCTGAGAAAGCAGGAGAAATTTTAATTCACAGCATTTGGAGGAAAATTACCAAAAAAGTCAATATAAAAAGATTGGTTTTGACTGCGCCTGTTGACACATATAGAGAATATAGAAGTTGGCTAATTAAAGTCTGCAACTCTCTAGAAGTAAAAGAAATTGCACTAGTTGATGAACCTACTGCCGCTGCTATGGGGGCAGGCCTAGAGCCTGGATCCAAATTGCTTGTTTTAGACTTTGGGGGAAGTACGATTGATATGTCAGTCGTTGCTTTAGAGGGAGGAGAAGGGCAAGCATCTCCAATTGCTCAGCTTGTCAGATTTGATGGGAATAATTTAGAGGGAAAAAGTACACAAGTTCTTCGCACAGCAAAAGTTTTAGGGAAGTCAGGACTAAGATTAGGTGGCAAAGATATCGACAGGTGGATATCTAATCATTTACTACCAGAAGACTCACCAACAAATTTAATATTAAGCAAGGCAGAAGAACTCAAATGTGAACTAAGCAATGCAGAGATAAAGGAGACATTTGTCATAACGAAAAAAGTAAGAAACAGTCAAAATAAAGAAAAGTTTTTAAAGTTATCTAAGAAAGGACTTGAAGAATTGCTTATAGAAAAAGGACTACTAAAAAGTATTGAAATTCTTTTCAATACAACCATAAATAATGCAAAACGTAACTCTTTTAAATTAGATGAGCTTGATAGTATTGTTTTGGTTGGTGGGGGGTCACAAATACCATTAATTAAAAAATTTATTGGTAGTCTTTGTAATTCAGTACCTTTTATTATGCCTCCACCTGTTGAAGCTATTGCACTTGGTGCTTTAAAGCTCACACCTGGTGTTCAGGTGAAAGATGTTTTAAATAAAGGAGTAAGTTTAAAATGTTGGAATAAGAAAAATGAAAAGCATATATGGCACCCTCTTTTTTTTCCTGGACAGCCCTGGCCCACTAGTAAACCTTTAGAAATAATTTTAGCCTCTAGCATTAACAATCAATTATCTATTGACTTAATAATAGGAGAACCTGAGGAAAAAGGCTCTAGTGAAATTATTTACATAGACGGATTACCTACAATAAAAGAAATAGAGTTTGATGGGAGAATAAAGAAATTAAATAATAAAATTATTTCGATTCCTCTATCACCTCCAGGAGAACTTGGTCAGGATTGCATTAAATTAAGATTTACAATTAACGATTTTTGTGAGATAGAAGTTGAAGGCACAGATCTAAGAAATAATAATATAATAACAATTAAAAATCTTGGCCCAATTAGATAACACAATAAAAAAATTAATCACATTTTCTATTTTTTACATAGAAATATGCCTTCTTCATCATCAACTTCCTTCAATCTAAGATCAATAGTCTCATCTTTGCTAGTTGGCACCACACGTCCACAAAAGTCTGGCTGAATTGGGACTTCCCGATGACCTCTATCCACCATCGCAACGAGCATGACTCTTTTTGCTCTCCCCCATAGGTGTAGAGCTTCAAGAGCTGCTTTAACTGTTCTCCCGGTATAAATAACATCGTCAATTAATACTACTTCCCTATCATCAACAGTTGAGGGTAAATTAGTTACTTGAGCTATTCGAGTACCAACTCTCGAAAGATCATCTCTATGAAAAGTAGGGTCTAGACAACCATTCTCGACTGGTTGGCCTGATAATTCTTCTAAATAAATTGCTAATAATTTAGACAAATAAACTCCCCTTGTTGGTATTCCAACAAGCAATAAAGAACTTGTATTTGGAACCTTTTCCAAAATTTGAGAAGCTAACCTTTTTATGGTTCTATCAAGTTCTTTTTTTGAGAGGATTTCTATCTCTTTTTGTATGATTTCATCTGACATAATTTAAAGCCCTAAAAATTTTATTTTTTCTTAGGAATAACTGAAATACTTTTTTAATCTAATAGGGAAAAGCTAACCAAACATCAAAGTATTAGCCTGTTTACCTATTAGGAAGTAATTTAATACAAAAGGAACACATCAACAGGAATCAATTTCTTTGAATGTCAAGCAGTAACGCCGCTGTTTCAATGACCAAAAGTAAAGTAGCGCCAGTTGTTCTGGCGATACTTGATGGCTGGGGCCATACTGAGGAAATTAAAAATAATGCTGTCAAGCAAGCCTCCACTCCTGTAATGGATGCTTTATGGCACGCTTACCCTCACACTCTTATTGAAGCTAGTGGCGCAGATGTTGGTCTACCAGATAATCAAATGGGAAACTCTGAAGTTGGGCATCTAACTATTGGAGCAGGAAGAATAATTCAACAAGAATTGGTTCGAATATCTAATACCGTTAAAGAAAATAAATTAATTGAAAATAAGCCTCTTGACGAACTTTCTAAAAACTTAAAAAAGAATGATGGCACTCTTCATATTATGGGACTTTGCTCTGATGGAGGTGTTCATAGCCATATCAATCATTTATGCGGATTAATTCAATGGGCTGCTGAAAAAGAGCTAGAAAATGTCTCATTGCATCTTTTCACTGATGGAAGAGATACTTCCGCAAAAAGTGCCTCAACTTATATAAAAAAAATAGAAACTACAATAAATTCAACTGGAGTAGGGCAGATTTCATCAATTTGTGGAAGATATTGGGCTATGGATAGAGATAATCGATGGGAAAGAACATTAAAAGCCTATGAACTCCTTACAAATCCAAACTTTATTGTTAGCGAACTATCTGCGGAAGAAAGTTTAAATAAAAGCTATGAGGAGGGAATTACAGATGAATTTCTTGAACCCGTTAGGCTTTCTTCTTCCTTCTTAAAGGACGGAGATGGTGTAATTTTTTTTAATTTTCGACCTGACAGAGCTAGGCAATTAGTTAAGGCACTTAAATTAAAAGATTTTGATGGCTTTGAGAGAAAAAACAAAATAGATATAGACGTACTGACCTTTACTCAATATGAATCAGGTCTTCCAGTATCAGTAGCTTTTCCACCTGAACCTCTTAATGATTTATTAGGTCAAGTGGTCGCTAAACATGGATTAAATCAATATCGGACCGCTGAAACTGAAAAATATCCTCACGTAACGTATTTTTTAAATGGTGGTATTGAAAAACCATTAAAGGGAGAAGTAAGACATCTAGTACCTTCACCAAGAGTGGCAACATACGATCTACAACCTGAGATGTCAGCTGACGAGCTAACAGAAAGTTGTATCAAAGCAATTGATAGCGGAATTTATTCATTAGTGGTCATCAATTTTGCTAATCCTGATATGGTTGGCCATTCTGGAATAATGGACGCAGCAATCAAAGCCAATGAAAAAGTTGATAGCTGTGTTGGGAAATTATTAAATTCAATAGGAAAACTAGGGGGATCTCTTCTTATAACTGCTGATCATGGTAATTCTGAAATGATGAAAGGCCCTGATGGCCAACCATGGACTGCCCATACTACAAATCCTGTCCCAGTGATACTCGTAGAAGGTGAAAAGCGTAAATTGAAAGGTTATGGCAATGATATAAAACTTAGGGAGTGCGGAGGTGGATTATCAGATTTAGCTCCTACCCTTTTACATTTGTTAAATTTACCAAAACCAAAAGCAATGACTGGCTCAACTCTTATTGAACCAATTAACTTACCTAAAAAATCAAATCTCATTCCTCAACCAGCTTAATAAAGAAAAATGATCATTCCACTTTTATCTTGGGCATGGGCAATTTCAGGAGTTTTTCTAATACTTTTAGTGCTTCTTCATAGCCCAAAAGGAGATGGGATGGGCGGACTAGCTTCTAGTGGAAGTTCTATGTTTACGAGTGCAAGTAGTGCTGAATCGACTTTAAATAAAGCAACTTGGTCATGTCTTATATTATTTTTAGCTCTTGCTATTATTCTTAGCGCTGGGTGGTTAAAATAATAATATTTTACTTAACTTTTACCCTTATTATATAAGTTTTTAATAAGAATTTCGAAAAGAAATTATCTTAATTTATCTTTTTTCTTCACAAAAAAGGAGAGAAAGCTAAGTAGCAATCTCTCCAATATTTTATTTTGATTATTAAGTATATGAATCTTTAATAATCAAAATCACCACCCATTCCACCAGCACCGCCAGCTGGAGAAGCATCTTTCTTCTCAGGTAAATCAGCAACTATACATTCTGTCGTGAGAACCATTCCGGCTATTGAGGCCGCATTTTGAAGACCAGAGCGAGTTACTTTCGCAGGGTCAACAATTCCAGCAGAAAGCATATCTACATATTCACCAGTAGCGGCGTTATAGCCATCATTTACAGGCTTAGATTTCACATTCTCTGCAACAACTGCTCCATTAGCTCCAGCATTTTCAGCTATCCGCATTAATGGAGAAGTAAGCGCAGCCTCAACAATATTAGCTCCTATTAATTCCTCGCCTGAAAGATTAGATGAAGACCAATCTCCCAAAGCAGGAGCAAGATGGGCAAGCGTAGTGCCACCACCAGGAACAATTCCTTCCTCAACGGCAGCTTTAGTTGCATTGATTGCATCTTCAAGACGAAGTTTTTTGTCTTTCATCTCAGTTTCGGTTGCAGCTCCAACTTTCACTACAGCCACACCACCAGATAGCTTGGCCAGTCTTTCTTGAAGCTTTTCTTTGTCATATGTTGAATCAGTCTCTTCCATCTGCTTCTTTATTTGTTCACACCTGGCATTTACAGCTACTTCATTCCCTTCAGCAACAATTGTTGAAGTATCCTTATTGATGGTTACTCTTCTTGAAGTACCAAGCATATCAAGAGTGGCATTTTCTAGTTTTAAGCCAGCATCCTCAGTAATGAGTTGACCATTAGTTAAAACAGCCATGTCTTCAAGCATCGCTTTTCTACGATCTCCAAAGCCTGGAGCTTTAACCGCTGCAACATTCAAAACACCTCTTAATCTATTAACAACCAAGGTTGCCAAAGCTTCCTTTTCAATGTCTTCAGCAATTATAAGAAGAGGCTTACCAGTTTTGGCCACTTGCTCAAGAACAGGAACAAGATCTTGAACTAGACCAATTTTTTTGTCAGTTAATAGTATGTATGGCTCATCCAATACTGCTTCCATTCTTTCAGTATCGGTTGCAAAGTAGGGAGAGATATATCCCTTATCAAAGCGCATACCTTCAGTGACCTCTAACTCAGTGGTCATTGATTTACCTTCTTCTAGAGAAATTACCCCTTCTTTACCAACTTTATCCATTGCATCAGCAATCATTCTGCCAACTTCATCGTCATTACCAGCGGCAATAGTCCCACACTGAGCAATTGCATTACTATCACTTATGGGTTTTGAATGATCTTTAATCTTTTCAACCAAAAATTCAGTTGCTTTGTCTATGCCTTTTTTTAGAGTAATTGCATTTGCACCTGCAGCAACATTTTTCAAACCAGCTTTAACCATGGCATGAGCTAGAACAGTTGCAGTGGTTGTTCCATCGCCTGCCGCATCATTAGTTTTTGAGGCAGCTTGACGAATTAGAGCAACTCCTGTGTTCTCAATGTGATCTTCTAGTTCGATCTCCTTAGCAATAGTTACACCATCATTAATTATTTGAGGTGCACCAAACTTTTTCTCCAGAACAACATTACGACCTTTAGGTCCTAAGGTTACTGCGACTGATTCAGCCAAAATGTCAATACCTCGCTCGAGTGCACGGCGGGCTTGCTCGTTGTAAATGATGCGCTTAGCCATAAGTGGCGATTTCCTTTAATTTCGAAAAGTTTTTTGGATTGGACTGCAGCTAGTAAAGCTGAGTTTTAATTAACGACAGCTAAAATATCTTTCTCAGATAAGAGAACATATTCATCACTGCCAAGTTTGATATCAGTACCTGCGTACTTACTGTAGAGAACTTTGTCTCCAACACTTACTTCAGGAGATTGACGAGAACCGTCTTCGTTACGTTTACCAGGTCCAACCTGAGCAACTTCGCCAACTTGAGGTTTCTCTTTTGCTGTGTCGGGCAGCAATATGCCGCCCGCCGTCTTCTCTTCTGATTCAGAAACTTTTACAAATACACGGTCTCCAAGTGGCTTAACAGTGGAGACGCTGAGGGATACAGCTGCCATAAATTAATGCAGGAGCAAAAAAAACAAAAATGCGCATAGCGCAGCTCGATAAAGAGTATTACTCATTACCAACGACATTAATTTATGCGTCTAAGTACGCTCAAGACCACATTTATTCTGTGCGGTTGACCGAACACTTCAAAAAAATGCCTGTGAAGTGGTAGTCTTAGCCGCTGATAAAGAGTATGCGAATCAGAGCATGCTCACAAAGTTTCTAGTGATCTTATGGCCGCTTCTGCTACTGCTACTGTTGGAACTAAGGGCATTGTTCGCCAAGTTATTGGTCCTGTTTTAGATGTCGAATTTCCTGCCGGCAAACTACCAAAAATCCTTAATGCGTTAAGAATTGAGGCTAAAAATCCTGCAGGACAAGATGTTGCACTGACAGCTGAAGTTCAACAATTATTAGGTGACCATCGCGTTAGAGCTGTTGCGATGAGCGGAACCGATGGATTAGTTAGAGGTATGGAAGCCATAGACACTGGAGCTCCTATATCTGTTCCTGTTGGCGAAGCAACACTCGGAAGAATTTTTAACGTCCTTGGAGAGCCTGTTGATGAGCAAGGAGATCTTCAAAACGTCACGACCTCCCCAATCCACAGATCAGCTCCCAGCCTTACTGACTTAGAAACCAAACCAAAAGTATTTGAGACTGGTATTAAAGTTATTGATTTACTTGCTCCTTATCGACAGGGCGGAAAAGTTGGATTATTTGGCGGTGCTGGAGTTGGTAAAACAGTTCTAATTCAAGAGTTAATAAATAATATTGCCAAAGAACACGGAGGGGTATCAGTATTCGGAGGTGTAGGGGAAAGGACCAGAGAAGGTAATGACTTATATGAAGAATTTAAAGAATCTGGGGTTATTAATTCAGAAGATCTAACTAAGTCAAAAGTTGCTTTGTGCTTTGGTCAAATGAATGAGCCACCAGGAGCAAGAATGAGAGTTGGACTCTCCGCATTGACAATGGCTGAGCATTTTCGCGATGTGAATAAGCAGGATGTTCTTTTGTTTATTGATAATATTTTCCGATTTGTACAAGCTGGCTCAGAAGTATCTGCCTTATTAGGTCGTATGCCATCAGCAGTAGGATATCAACCAACATTAGGAACTGACGTAGGAGAACTTCAAGAAAGAATCACCTCAACCCTTGAAGGATCCATAACCTCAATTCAGGCTGTTTATGTACCTGCTGACGATTTAACAGACCCTGCACCTGCTACTACTTTTGCTCATTTAGATGCTACTACAGTTCTAGCAAGAGCTCTTGCCGCTAAAGGAATTTACCCTGCTGTTGATCCACTTGACTCAACCAGCACCATGCTTCAGCCATCTGTTGTGGGAGATGAGCATTACCGGACAGCAAGAGCAGTTCAGTCAACACTCCAGAGATATAAAGAATTGCAAGATATCATTGCAATTTTAGGATTAGACGAACTATCAGAAGAAGATAGAAAGACAGTTGATCGTGCCCGAAAAATTGAGAAATTCTTATCTCAACCATTCTTTGTGGCTGAGATTTTCACAGGTATGTCAGGTAAATATGTGAAATTAGAAGACACAATTAAAGGCTTCAATATGATTCTTTCTGGTGAACTCGACAATTTACCTGAACAAGCTTTCTATCTGGTTGGAAGCATTGATGAAGTAAAAGCTAAAGCAGAAAAAATAGAAGCTGAGGCAAAAGCTTAATTGTTTTTGTTTCTTTTAAATTCCCCTCTCCAAACTTTTTCCATAACACCCAAGAAATGTCTTTAACTCTTAGAGTTCTTGCCCCTGATCAAAGCGTATTTGACGATACCGCAGATGAAATCATACTTCCAAGCACTACAGGTCTTTTGGGAGTTTTACCAGGTCACATTTCAATGGTCACTGCTATTGATTTTGGCGTATTAAGGGTTTTAAAAAATGGCAATTGGGACTCAATTGCCTTAACTGGAGGTTTTGCGGAAGTTGAATCTAACGAAGTTACTGTTTTAGTAAATAAAGCTGAAATGGGAAAAAACATTGATTCAGCTCAAGCTGAAGCTGAATTAGAGCAAGCTAAAAATCAACTAAACCAAGTAGAAAATAAAAAAGCTAACACTGAAAAAATTAAAGCTCAAGAATATTTGAACAAAGCAAAAGCTTGGTTTCAAGCATCAAAATCAAATTAAATTTAAAATTAATTGTATATTTTCCTTGAATTAAATATTTCAAGGAATTTTTTTATGCAGTTCCACAGAATGTTACATCAGGGAATTTAAGTTTAGCTTGTTCCAAAGTCTTACCCTTGCCTTCTTCTTGCCAATAATTTATAACCTCTGTCGCTTTATTAAGTACTTCGACTCTTTCATTATCAGTAATCCAACTTTTTTCTTCTAATTGAGACTTTAATGTTTCCCATGCGTCTTCTCTAGGCCAAAAGAAATAAGCTGTAAGTGGGCTAGGACCTCCTCCTACAATTTGATCAACAGCCAAAGCAACATTATCTGGCAACCAGAGAATTTTAAGCAAAAATCTCCCCTCATCCGCCTTTGGGGTATGCCCAGAAGGTACACCATCTGCATCAATCGTTGCAGTTGCTAATGCTGCAGCACCGCCAAGCGCACTTGGCCTGCCTGACTTCGGTTCATCCGAGTCTACTTTTCCTTGATTTTCAGATTGTGTGTTTGCTTCAGTACTTGTCACATCTTCTTGAACAGTACCAGCCTCTTCAGAAACCATCATCTCTAAATTTTCAACTAGCTAACAAATACCTAACTTAACAGGAACAAGGACCTATTTGAATTACTAAAGTTGGAATTCAAAAGCTTTTCTACTATTTAATAATGATTGAAATTTGAAGGGGAAAATATTTTCTAAGAATTAGAAAATTTCAAAAGTTTTAATTGATCAGATTTTCACAGAGAATAAAGAAGGAAATTCAATTAATTTTCTAGATCAATCAAATTCTTCGAAGCATTCTTACTCAATACTTCGACTGAATCGCTTGTAACCAAAACATCATCCTCAATACGAATTCCAATACCCTTCCACCTTTCGTCGATTTGTGGCTGTCCCTTCGGCACTGGTAACCGATCACTAATGTAAATACCAGGTTCAACCGTCAAAATCATTCCAGGTTCAAGATTCAAATGATAATCCCCCAGCCTGTAAGCACCTACATCGTGAACATCAAGACCTAACCAATGCCCTGTTCTATGCATATACAAGTGAGAATAAGCTTCTTGTTCAATAATCGAATCAACATTTCCAACAAGTAAGCCAATATCAACTAATCCCTCAACAAGGTGTTGCAGAGCTGTCATATGGACATTTTCGGCATTATTTCCTGAACGAACACATTTAATTGCGGCTTTTTGAGCTATAAGGGTAATTTCATATAAAGCTTTTTGTTCTCCAGAGAATTTCCCATTAATTGGGAAGGTTCTTGTTATGTCACCATTGTAATAGTCATCCAAAGAGCATCCAGCATCTATCAAAACCAAGTCTCCACTTCTTATCGTTGCATTATTTGCCGTGTAATGGAGAACACATGCATTATCTCCTGATGCCACTATGGAGCCATAAGCAGGTCCTCGAGTCCCCTTCTCAAGAAAGTATTTTTCTATTTGAGCTTGTAAATCTCTTTCATTCATCCCTGGACGGGCAAATTCTCTAACTAGTTCATGAGCCTCTGCTGAAATTTTCGATGCAATACGCATTCTTTCTATTTCAAAATCATCCTTTCGAAGTCTCATGTCATGAAGAATTGGGCAAGGCGCAATCATTGATAATGGAGAAAAGCCACTTCTTGGAAGTTTTTGCAAATGCTCAGACCATGTTTTTAAAACTAAAGGTTCCAAATGTGAATGTTTACCAACTCGAAAAGCAATCCCTTCGGCCCCCTCTAAATAATGAGGTAATAAATTTGGCAATTCGTTTAGAGGATGAGATATGTCAGCATCGAAATTATCTAAAACTCCTTTTGTTCCCCATCTAAATCCCGTCCAAACTTCTGCCGCAGAATCTTTAGGCAAGACAAATAATACATATTTTTCTCCATTAGGTTTGTGAGGTAAAAATAACGCCACTGCATTTGGCTCATCAAAACCAGTTAAGTACCAAAAATCACTATTTTGCCTGAAAGGATATTCACAGTCTGCATGGTGAGTAACTAATTCCGCAGCAGGGATAATGGCCGCGTAAGAACCTAAGTGTGACAAAAATAAGTTTCTGCGCTGACGAAAAACGCTTGAATTAGCCAAAAAAATACTCCTATTTACTCTTAAGGATGGCAAGAGAACTCACTTAGTGGAAAAATAAATGAAAAGATCCTTACTCTTTTAAAAATCTTTAGAGAATGAGCCAAGACATTCTGCTCTTAACTGCTCTTGTTGTGGTTGTTTTAATAGGCTCTGCAATGTGCTCAGGGATAGAAGCAGCATTGTTGGCAGTTAATCCATTACGGGTACATGAGCTAGCCAGAAGAAGTCCAAAAGTGCTAGGAGCGAAAAGATTAGAAAAATTACGTCATAGACTTGGAAGGACTTTAACTGTAGTAACAATTGCTAATAACAGTTTCAATATTTTTGGAAGTTTGATGGTTGGTAGCTACGCAAGTTTCATATTTCAAAATAAAATTGGATATCTAATGCCAATATTTTCAATTGGCCTAACAATTCTTGTTTTACTTCTTGGAGAAATCGTACCAAAAGCTCTGGGGACTAGACTTGCATTGCAAATCAGTTTAACTAGTGCTCCTATCCTTGATTTTTTAAGTATAATAATGCGCCCATTGCTAATATTTCTTGAACGTCTACTACCAATTATAACTGCAAAGAGTGAGCTAACCACTGATGAAGAAGAAATTAGACAGATGGCCAAACTTGGATCTCAAATAGGTCAAATAGAAGCCGATGAAGCCGCGATGATATCAAAAGTCTTCCAGCTAAATGATCTTACTGCTAAAGATCTTATGACCCCAAGGGTTGCCGCCCCCACACTCCCTGGAAGAGTGTCTCTACACTCTGTAAAGTCAAACTTATTAGAGAATAATTCAACATGGTGGGTTGTGTTAGGTGATGAAGTAGATAAAGTCGTTGGTGTCGCCAACCGTGAAAAGCTATTAACCTCTTTATTGCGAGGAGACTCACACCTGACTCCATACGATCTAAGCGAGAATGTAGATTTTGTACCTGAAATGATTCGAGTAGATAGACTGCTTCTTGGATTTAATGACGACAACAACGGAGTCAGAGTTGTAGTAGACGAATTTGGAGGATTTGTTGGCTTGATAGGTGCAGAGGCTGTCTTAGCGGTATTAGCTGGTTGGTGGAGGAAATCTAATAAATGATTAAAAATATAAATATGCCAAAAAAATGTAAGTTTATACTTAATGAATGGAAAAAGACTTTAAATCTTACAAATTATGAGAAAAAGAAATTTGAAACCCTTTTAAATCAACTTGACTTTCAAATAAATAAATTAGAAAAAAAAGAACTGCAGATATCTGTATATGGTCGCGTTGGAGTTGGTAAATCAAGCTTATTAAATGCATTAATTGAAAAGCAAGTATTCAAAACCGATATAATTAACGGTAATACCAAGAAAATTAAATCTTATAAGTGGGGCAAAGTTTTTAAAAGCTTAAATAAAATTGAATTAATAGACTCGCCAGGTATAGATGAAATAAATAAACATAAAAGAGAAGAAGAAATAAATTTTAATTATTTATTAGATACAGATTTAATTCTTTTTGTAATTGATAGTGATATAACTCGCATCGAGCTGGACTCAATAGAAAAACTTTTAAAGCAAAATAAACCCATTCTTATAGTATTAAATCGTTGTGATCAATGGAATGAAAGAGAAACAAAATTAATCATCTCGAGTATTACTAAGAAGTTATCATTTTACAAACAAAAGGTTGAAATTGCTCTAGTAGCATCATCTCCTAGGGAAGCAAAAATAAAACTAGATGGTACTGTGAGGAGCTATCAAAAATCTCCTAAAATAGATTTCCTCAAAAGCGAGCTTCAAGATATTATTGATCAAAGCGGTGAATTGCTTCTTTGCATAAATAGTCTCAGACTTGCAGATCAATTCTATAAATTACTTAAGGAGAATCGATTGCTGAAAAAAAAAGAAGCTGCACAAAGTTTAATTGGTAAATATGCTGCATTCAAAGCCTCCGGAGTAGCAATTAATCCCTTTTTAATGGTTGACCTTTTTGCTGGTATTGGTTGTGATAGTGCCCTAGTCATTCAATTAAGTCAATTATATGGTTTAGAAGTTGGTGGGTCTGCGGCCAGAGAACTAGTGAAAAAACTTAGTCTCCAAAACTCATTACTGGGAGGAGTTCAGATAGGAATCCAAATTACTTTAAATTTTCTCAAGCACATACTTATCCTTGCTTCACCTCTTACTGGAGGGTTAAGCCTTGCACCTGCTACTCCCGTTGCCATAGCTCAAGCAGCTCTTGCTATTCATGCGACAAAACGTATAGGTCGTCATGCGGCTTACAAATTTCTAATCAGTACAAACAGGAAAGATGGGCGACCTCGCCTAATGTTGGATTATCTTCTAAGAAAAAATACAGATTTAAGAATAATGCTTGGTGATTTTAGATTTCTTGCATCAAAAAGCAATAAAAATAAAAAACATTTATTACCATGAAAGCCAATATAAATTCAATAGCCTTATTTGGGACAAGCGCCGATCCACCAACTTTGGGTCACCAAGCTTTATTGAGAGAGTTAACAAAAGTCTTTCCTAAAGTCATCACTTGGGCAAGTGATAATCCTGATAAAAAGCATCAAATTTCACTTCTAAAAAGGACTGAGCTTTTAAAAATTCTTGTCCAAAAAATCTCACATCCTAAATTAGAGCTAGTTCAAGAGTTGAGTAGTCCCAGGACAATTCATACTCTGAAAAAAGCATTAGAGCTATGGCCTGAAGCAAATTTTAGTTTTGTAATTGGTAGTGATTTAGCTGTTCAAATTCCTAAGTGGCTTAATGCTGAGTCTATTCTAAGCAAAGCAAAAATTGCTATCGTA
The sequence above is drawn from the Prochlorococcus marinus XMU1408 genome and encodes:
- a CDS encoding DNA-directed RNA polymerase subunit omega, which produces MIKSGSGVNSKDLAKRGESLIRHSTNRYLTTVRIAFRAKQRRFDDFDGLLEESTVKPVQRAIIELSDEQDQPDLLPG
- a CDS encoding Hsp70 family protein, producing the protein MLNNNIDQLENNKPTETNPNVFGTLAIDLGSSTTVVVFQKENGQSPELLELTPISRSPGEIPSLIWQSTEKEEDYLVGQQVIEFNLISENKEHNLSQDFKRWIGCPSIDPIYNSTIPPEKAGEILIHSIWRKITKKVNIKRLVLTAPVDTYREYRSWLIKVCNSLEVKEIALVDEPTAAAMGAGLEPGSKLLVLDFGGSTIDMSVVALEGGEGQASPIAQLVRFDGNNLEGKSTQVLRTAKVLGKSGLRLGGKDIDRWISNHLLPEDSPTNLILSKAEELKCELSNAEIKETFVITKKVRNSQNKEKFLKLSKKGLEELLIEKGLLKSIEILFNTTINNAKRNSFKLDELDSIVLVGGGSQIPLIKKFIGSLCNSVPFIMPPPVEAIALGALKLTPGVQVKDVLNKGVSLKCWNKKNEKHIWHPLFFPGQPWPTSKPLEIILASSINNQLSIDLIIGEPEEKGSSEIIYIDGLPTIKEIEFDGRIKKLNNKIISIPLSPPGELGQDCIKLRFTINDFCEIEVEGTDLRNNNIITIKNLGPIR
- the pyrR gene encoding bifunctional pyr operon transcriptional regulator/uracil phosphoribosyltransferase PyrR is translated as MSDEIIQKEIEILSKKELDRTIKRLASQILEKVPNTSSLLLVGIPTRGVYLSKLLAIYLEELSGQPVENGCLDPTFHRDDLSRVGTRIAQVTNLPSTVDDREVVLIDDVIYTGRTVKAALEALHLWGRAKRVMLVAMVDRGHREVPIQPDFCGRVVPTSKDETIDLRLKEVDDEEGIFLCKK
- the gpmI gene encoding 2,3-bisphosphoglycerate-independent phosphoglycerate mutase, with amino-acid sequence MSSSNAAVSMTKSKVAPVVLAILDGWGHTEEIKNNAVKQASTPVMDALWHAYPHTLIEASGADVGLPDNQMGNSEVGHLTIGAGRIIQQELVRISNTVKENKLIENKPLDELSKNLKKNDGTLHIMGLCSDGGVHSHINHLCGLIQWAAEKELENVSLHLFTDGRDTSAKSASTYIKKIETTINSTGVGQISSICGRYWAMDRDNRWERTLKAYELLTNPNFIVSELSAEESLNKSYEEGITDEFLEPVRLSSSFLKDGDGVIFFNFRPDRARQLVKALKLKDFDGFERKNKIDIDVLTFTQYESGLPVSVAFPPEPLNDLLGQVVAKHGLNQYRTAETEKYPHVTYFLNGGIEKPLKGEVRHLVPSPRVATYDLQPEMSADELTESCIKAIDSGIYSLVVINFANPDMVGHSGIMDAAIKANEKVDSCVGKLLNSIGKLGGSLLITADHGNSEMMKGPDGQPWTAHTTNPVPVILVEGEKRKLKGYGNDIKLRECGGGLSDLAPTLLHLLNLPKPKAMTGSTLIEPINLPKKSNLIPQPA
- the secG gene encoding preprotein translocase subunit SecG is translated as MIIPLLSWAWAISGVFLILLVLLHSPKGDGMGGLASSGSSMFTSASSAESTLNKATWSCLILFLALAIILSAGWLK